In one window of Holophagales bacterium DNA:
- a CDS encoding MurR/RpiR family transcriptional regulator, giving the protein MKAADKELPDVQARLKEAYHDLPEAMRRIADALMSDSLLGALWGIESMAERANVSIGTVARFSKRLGYRGFSEFRDALRAACQVRSEGDPLEALEAPTNPFWALSEVVRRDQDNLNRMLETLDGSMLEAATQLLTTAEHRLLLGRGVSHVMCQVLAFNLTQAGLPCIAAIPSDFSSQVANLGTRDLLVVVSCAPFSRETVDAAAFAKRCGIPVLAFSDRRESPLAGSASVTIVLPAEDFLFGFGLSTFSVLSHALAIAVASKDTAGTSRRIKAADEVAQPLFVEHWLPMQPGAIRVVRPPKPRDS; this is encoded by the coding sequence ATGAAAGCCGCGGACAAAGAGCTTCCGGACGTTCAGGCCCGTCTCAAGGAGGCCTACCACGACCTCCCGGAGGCGATGCGACGCATCGCGGACGCACTCATGTCCGACTCGCTCCTGGGAGCCCTCTGGGGCATCGAGTCGATGGCCGAGCGGGCGAACGTGAGCATCGGCACCGTTGCGAGGTTCTCCAAGCGCCTCGGTTACCGCGGATTCAGCGAGTTCCGCGACGCGCTCAGGGCCGCCTGCCAGGTGCGCTCGGAAGGGGATCCTCTCGAGGCGCTCGAAGCGCCGACCAACCCGTTCTGGGCTCTCTCGGAGGTGGTCCGGCGGGACCAGGACAACCTGAACAGGATGCTGGAGACCCTCGACGGCTCGATGCTCGAGGCCGCGACGCAGCTCCTGACGACGGCCGAGCACCGCCTCCTCCTGGGGCGCGGCGTGTCACACGTGATGTGCCAGGTGCTCGCATTCAACCTGACCCAGGCGGGCCTCCCGTGCATTGCGGCGATCCCGTCCGACTTCTCCAGCCAGGTGGCGAACCTCGGAACGCGGGACCTCCTCGTCGTCGTCAGCTGTGCCCCGTTCAGCCGTGAGACGGTCGACGCGGCGGCGTTCGCGAAGCGATGCGGGATTCCGGTCCTCGCGTTCAGCGACCGGAGGGAGTCGCCGCTCGCCGGATCCGCGAGCGTGACGATCGTCCTCCCGGCGGAGGACTTCCTCTTCGGCTTCGGCCTCTCGACGTTCTCCGTCCTGTCCCACGCCCTCGCGATCGCGGTCGCCTCCAAGGACACCGCCGGGACTTCCCGCCGGATCAAGGCCGCCGACGAAGTGGCTCAGCCGCTCTTCGTGGAGCACTGGCTTCCGATGCAGCCGGGTGCGATCCGCGTCGTGCGGCCGCCGAAGCCTCGCGACTCCTGA
- a CDS encoding EF2563 family selenium-dependent molybdenum hydroxylase system protein, which yields MRSGTRHRLGPPRRPGAPPRRPLQGNRLPARRPPQQGGRVSVPAVARPARRPRRRPRPSERHGRRRAVVLHGTAGAGPVTLVAGTLVVVRGAGDLGTGCIVRLVRAGFRVVALEMEKPCAIRRAVSLSEAIYDGEATVEGIRGFRCEAAPGAWGPLEVPILVDPEARSVARFMPLALLDAIVAKRNVGTRIDMAPIVVALGPGFEAGRDVHAVVETNRGHDLGRVILTGAAERDTAVPGLIAGAGRDRVIRAPAAGRVAAIREIGDLVRAGEPVLSVGGVGVRATLDGVVRGLIRPGSEVPAGFKVADVDPRGAREHCFSVSDKARAVGGGVLEAILALAPGPDWTATAPRPL from the coding sequence ATGCGCTCCGGGACACGCCATCGGCTGGGACCACCTCGTCGCCCTGGCGCGCCACCCCGACGGCCTCTTCAAGGGAACCGGCTGCCCGCGCGTCGTCCTCCTCAACAAGGTGGACGCGTCTCCGTTCCTGCCGTCGCCCGGCCAGCTCGCCGGCCTCGGCGCCGACCTCGTCCTTCTGAGCGGCACGGCCGACGGCGGGCGGTCGTACTACACGGCACGGCGGGAGCGGGTCCCGTGACCCTCGTCGCCGGTACTCTCGTCGTCGTGCGGGGCGCCGGGGACCTCGGCACCGGCTGCATCGTGAGGCTCGTCCGCGCCGGCTTCCGCGTCGTCGCCCTCGAGATGGAAAAGCCGTGCGCGATCCGCCGGGCCGTGAGCCTTTCGGAGGCGATCTACGACGGCGAAGCCACGGTCGAAGGGATCCGGGGCTTCCGGTGCGAGGCCGCGCCCGGAGCGTGGGGGCCGCTCGAGGTGCCGATCCTCGTCGACCCCGAGGCCCGCTCGGTCGCGCGATTCATGCCCCTCGCGCTCCTCGACGCCATCGTCGCCAAGAGGAACGTCGGCACCCGGATCGACATGGCCCCGATCGTCGTCGCGCTCGGGCCGGGGTTCGAGGCGGGGCGCGACGTCCACGCCGTCGTCGAGACGAACCGTGGCCACGACCTCGGCCGCGTCATCCTCACGGGCGCTGCGGAGAGAGACACCGCCGTGCCGGGGCTGATCGCGGGCGCGGGCCGGGACCGCGTGATCCGCGCGCCGGCGGCGGGCCGCGTGGCCGCGATCCGCGAGATCGGCGACCTCGTCCGCGCGGGCGAGCCCGTCCTGTCCGTCGGGGGCGTAGGGGTCCGGGCGACTCTGGACGGTGTCGTTCGGGGACTGATCCGGCCGGGGTCGGAGGTTCCCGCGGGCTTCAAGGTCGCCGACGTCGACCCGCGCGGCGCCAGAGAGCACTGCTTCTCGGTCTCCGACAAGGCCCGCGCCGTCGGCGGGGGCGTCCTCGAGGCGATCCTGGCGCTGGCGCCCGGACCGGACTGGACCGCGACAGCCCCACGGCCCCTGTAG
- a CDS encoding XdhC family protein, with the protein MMQVKGSAPRHAGSWMLAGPEGLVAGSVGGGKGESLVLTAAREALADGKARVLEVEMQGNEAEGMDMICGGTSRVLVELLVAKTVYEVARDLLLHGERAVLARRFATGETFLMDGSGRWVPGLPEDADPETAHRALDRGKPVLETEQGLFYDPLLPPEKLLILGGGHVGRALASAAQPLGFAVTVADDRPEFLVPQRYPAGVATLCGSYAEIVDRFPFDASTYVVIVTRGHRADLESLRAVLERTWRYAGLIGSRRKVRLLTEQVLADGYDRARVESVHTPIGLDIGAETPEELAVSIAGELVAVRRGATSPGLSGGARRNAS; encoded by the coding sequence GTGATGCAGGTGAAGGGCTCGGCCCCGCGACACGCCGGCTCGTGGATGCTCGCCGGTCCGGAGGGTCTCGTCGCGGGCTCCGTCGGAGGCGGGAAGGGGGAGTCGCTCGTTCTCACGGCGGCCCGGGAGGCGCTCGCCGACGGGAAGGCCCGCGTCCTCGAGGTCGAGATGCAGGGGAACGAGGCCGAGGGGATGGACATGATCTGCGGCGGGACGAGCCGGGTGCTCGTCGAGCTGCTCGTGGCGAAGACCGTGTACGAGGTCGCGCGAGACCTCCTTCTCCACGGCGAACGTGCGGTCCTCGCTCGGCGGTTCGCGACGGGCGAGACTTTTCTCATGGACGGGAGCGGCCGCTGGGTCCCCGGCCTGCCCGAAGACGCGGACCCGGAAACGGCCCATCGCGCGCTCGATCGCGGCAAGCCCGTCCTCGAGACGGAGCAGGGCCTCTTCTACGACCCGCTCCTCCCGCCCGAGAAGCTCCTGATCCTCGGCGGTGGTCACGTCGGCCGGGCGTTGGCTTCGGCCGCCCAGCCGCTCGGCTTCGCCGTCACCGTCGCCGACGACCGGCCGGAGTTCCTCGTCCCCCAGAGATACCCCGCGGGCGTCGCGACCCTCTGCGGCAGCTACGCGGAGATCGTCGACCGTTTTCCGTTCGACGCATCGACCTACGTCGTCATCGTGACGCGGGGCCATCGCGCGGACCTCGAGTCGCTCCGCGCCGTCCTCGAAAGAACGTGGCGCTACGCCGGGCTGATCGGGAGCAGACGAAAGGTCCGCCTCCTGACCGAACAGGTCCTCGCGGACGGGTACGACCGCGCCCGGGTCGAATCCGTCCACACGCCGATCGGCCTCGACATCGGCGCGGAGACCCCCGAGGAGCTCGCCGTCTCCATCGCAGGCGAGCTCGTCGCGGTGCGCCGCGGGGCCACGAGCCCCGGTCTCTCCGGGGGGGCGCGACGAAACGCGTCCTGA